In the genome of Bacteroidota bacterium, the window TTCCAAAATAAAAAAGCCAGCGAAGGCTTGGATGAAATCAGCAATTGGAATAAAAAAGGCAATTTTATTGAAGTCCGTGCTCCCAAGGGATCAAAAGCAGAAATTGTCCTTTTTGATGGCACCCGGGTAAATTTAAATGCCAATTCCTCCTTAAAATACTCAAAACAGTACAACATTAATAACAGGGAAGTATATCTCGAAGGAGAAGCCTATTTCCAGGTAGCCAAAAACAAAAAGATACCTTTTATCGTCAAAACTTCGGATATCAATGTCAGGGCAGTGGGAACCGCTTTTAATGTCAAAGCTTATCCCGAAGAGAAAAAGATTGAAACAACGCTGGTAAACGGTATAGTTGAAATAAGGATAAATAAAGCAAAAATC includes:
- a CDS encoding FecR family protein codes for the protein MGEEINFDKEIYSLIIKCITENSNAQSKQKLELWLNESEENRIIFDQIKDIWQAAALSQNKEQFDPDKAWERVRNRIHALNAIQSKPKAENRWAVQLLKIAAVFITAFFIGKYSGIFQNKKASEGLDEISNWNKKGNFIEVRAPKGSKAEIVLFDGTRVNLNANSSLKYSKQYNINNREVYLEGEAYFQVAKNKKIPFIVKTSDINVRAVGTAFNVKAYPEEKKIETTLVNGIVEIRINKAKI